The Natrinema pellirubrum DSM 15624 region CGCCCCGTTCGGGCTCGCGGAACCGGTCTGGCTCCCGACTTGCGTCTTCCTCGATCCGACGACGCTGCAGTGTCGGATCCACGGGGACGAGCGCTTCCCCGACGAGTGCGGCGCGTATCCAGAACACAATCTCGCGCTCGAGGGGACGACCGAGTGCGAACGCGTCGAGGCGATCGTCGGGGGCGAACGCTTGCTCGATGCCGACCACGACGATCCCGAGGGGCTGTTGCTGGGTTCGCAGGCGATCGGCGCGAAACTGTTCTGTCACCCCCAGCCCGCCGAACTCGAGGGGATCGTCGACCGGGCCGCGGCGGACGAACTCACGCACGAGGATCGGGCCGAACTCGTCGCTGTCGCAGCCGCCTCGAGCCCCGGAACGCTGGCCATCTCCGACCACCATTACGAGCGAGCCAGAGAGCGCATGCTCGGCGATACGGATGGCGACGCGAGTTCCGAGGGGAACGACGAGCGGTCCTCGTGGGTCGGGCCGGCGATCCGCGACTGGCAGCGCCGCTTTCGGGACGCCGACGGCACGGTACCGTCACCGGCCGTCGCCGACGCCGTCGAGACTGATCGGGGCGCGCCCGAGACGCCGGGCTGGGACGCCCTCGAGTGACGGCCCGTCGCTGCGGGTGGCAACGGGCGTCTCGAGTGGCTCGAGGGCGGAGAAAGGAGAAACGAACCGATCGTCGTTACTCGGATTTGATCTGCTCGAAGGTGTCTAGCAGGTCCTCGGCGGAGTCGCCGGAGTCGTACTCGACTTCGCCGTGATAGATCGTCCGCTCGTCGTCGAAATCCGTGTCCACCTTCGAGGCTTGCTGTTCGCGACGCTCGTGTTCGTCCTCGTCATAGGCACCCATTGACATGGTAGGTATGTACATAGTAGACGCGTGGTAGGTATGAATGTA contains the following coding sequences:
- a CDS encoding DUF5786 family protein; this encodes MSMGAYDEDEHERREQQASKVDTDFDDERTIYHGEVEYDSGDSAEDLLDTFEQIKSE
- a CDS encoding zinc/iron-chelating domain-containing protein, translating into MEVNCEGCAGCCMDWRSLLAEHGSAPQDVGEGGETDHRHWQRDDPFADDKGERPSREPLDDDTNFVALTRDEVRGFLEAGMGEVLTPRFWAARDEDEGIAVDGHSLAAVAGRPAFFVGLRKPPKPVAPFGLAEPVWLPTCVFLDPTTLQCRIHGDERFPDECGAYPEHNLALEGTTECERVEAIVGGERLLDADHDDPEGLLLGSQAIGAKLFCHPQPAELEGIVDRAAADELTHEDRAELVAVAAASSPGTLAISDHHYERARERMLGDTDGDASSEGNDERSSWVGPAIRDWQRRFRDADGTVPSPAVADAVETDRGAPETPGWDALE